From the genome of Nicotiana tabacum cultivar K326 chromosome 17, ASM71507v2, whole genome shotgun sequence:
ATCAAATTTCGGTTTGCACAACCATCATTTTATATGGAGCATGTTATCACTAGATTGCATGACCAGACCACGAAAATCCATTATCTTcttgttctttcttcttcttcttctttttttttttcgaaaatccATTATCATGGTCAAAGCTATTTCTAGTAAATATGGTCAAAGCTATAAACACAAATATTCGCAAGATTCATTAGCGCTTTACAGAGTCCTGCATTTTGGAATATTACTTTTCCAACAACCCCACAAAGATAGATACCATCATTTTTCACGATAAACTATTATAACATCAAATAAACTGACCAAATTTAACAATGAATGGCTAAACCTGACTGAATTCATCCTTCATTTACAACAAAGCATACATTATCCACGTGGGCATGTACTTAAAATAATCGTCATCGATATTTAAAGAACATTCTACAAAGACGGGAAGGAtgattctttttcctcttttcttcccTTGTCCTAAATTGGAAATATTTGTACAATTGAGCAGAGAGATGCTTTCATTTCTAAACTAtgtaagaaacaaaaaaaaatggtaCACCCTGCAGCTGCAAAATCAAGCAGGCAAACCACCACAGCAAACGTTGCTCTAAGCATTCTATGGCATTTGCCTCCAGCACATCTGTAAATATTTTCTTGCCTCTTCAAAGTCCATAAACAGGTCTCGGTTCTTTGATTATCACTGGCTCAAAATTTCCCTTTCTATCTTTAGCATCATCTTTGCAAATATCATACGCATATATAAGTTTTAAGGGGATTGAGACATAAGCTCATGAAGGCTGATTACATCACTGATGTGCAGAATGCCGGGCCTTTGGTGGAACATATAGTGTATCACCGCACTCAATTGGTGTATGACTAAGTGGATTCCATCTATCAAACACGATACGGCCACCTCGCCCCATCCTTCCACGAAAGTTAAATGTGCGTGCATGTAGGCCATTTGGTGTTGGAGAACCTGGAGGTATAATACCTGCAGCTGACAATTTGTCTGGGTCCAGAGGTTTTGTGAATAGCAAAGGTGGCTCGTTCGGATCCTACAATAACCCAATTAATGCAGAAGTTTAGTCACAAGATTACTGTTAACGAGTGGATTCAGTTTAAATACATTTCAACTCACATGCAAAGTAATATAAACGTAACATATGAAAACACGTGTTACTATAGAGTAAGACAAAGTACTAAAGGAAGCAACTTAGGAACGCAGGTAACCACCAATTTATGCAGCCATCCAACCGGCACGTGCCTTCGCTTGAACTCTCGCCTCATGATTCCAGGAGAAGCTATCACCGCCTTGGAGTCGGGGAAGGTTATATTTTGTGCTATATGACGACCATGCGGACGACTAATAGCAGGATCATCAGAGTCGACAAATTCGTCCTCACTTGAAACAACCTTACTTGGGAAGGAAGGAAATTCAGGTAGAGCCAAGGTATCCCCGAAAAGATCACTTTCATTCTGAAATTCAAGAAAGTTACGTTTATTAATTCAAAGTAACATTCAACATGAATAACCTCAAACCATAAAGCCTGAGGAGGATAACCAGTTACATTTGGTACTGGAAAAGGTCTAATGATATCGTAATATGACTAAACGAGACACAGATAAGGAAAATCTGCCTCCAAATTTAAGTGATCTACTGCAGTAAAGAGCTATTTCCACTCCAACATATCagtttttccttctcttttttttttcaaaaaaagaaactAGTGCCACTCCATTCAGCAAAACCAACTTTTGATAGGCAGCTGAATTTCTTTTCAGAACAGCAGTTACAGATTTATCCACAGCTACATGTAAGATTCTAATAAAGCCTCAATTCATCAAACTTAAAATGCAATCATAATAAAGCATAGAGCAGATACGTTCAATCTGTTTCCAGTTTAGacataataagaaataaaatacaaaattattaaATGATGCTCTCATTACTGCTGGTAAGTATATTAGGTTAAAAATCATGACAAATAAAGAAAATAGTAACCATCCCTGCATACCTTGTGTTTCATTTGAAGTCTCTGGAGACTAATCTCACTCTCAATAACCTCTCGCTTCTTCTCCTCTCTCTGCACACAATAACATCAAGGAATATGAATGCTGCTTACTATGCAGATCATAAGGAATCAATTTACATGGGTCAGTAACTTGTTCGTGAAGTTTACACTAGCAATTGTTAAGAAAGACAAACCTTGATGAGAGCCTCAAGGATGAACTTTGCTTGGTCAAGATTGCGCCTAACCTGGACAATGTGAGACGATATAATGGATATCCTATGGGACATTTTATTGGAAAAGACCAAATCACATATAGCATCAATTCGTCTATAGTCAGTTAAGCTTTCATAATGCAGTTTACCTTAACCTCCCCCccaccccccccaaaaaaaacaaGTACATTATCCTCCACACAAAATAATCATGTTACGGAACAGCTGttagtttcttttattattagGTACTAAACTATCACAATGTAATTCTACATAAGAAAAGGTTCTATTAAGCGAACAAGAAAGGGTGATACAATACTCCTTCAGTAAGAAATGATGTGAGCACTAGACTGTTGGCAAGAACAAATGGTAGTATGCAATTGAACAGTCACCATCATCTTAGACAAGATGTCTAGATTCATTAATGGGCAAACAGAGATATAAAAACTGCAATAAATTGGCATGGTTTCAGCAATTCATGCCAAACCTAATGCGATGTTAGATCAGAATGAAGGAAATGAGGGTGGGCTGGAGATGTTGATAAGCAAGATATGACATGAGAGGATCGCCATGGCCAATACACTGGGAACTGACACGGTAGACAACAATTGGTAGAACCCCTGTAGTTCAATTAAGAGGTCAcatacaagaagaaaaaaaagagttcacCTGGCGAAGCTTTTCAAATGACTGCGCGTTGTTTTCCCTCCTTTGCATCTGTTAAGGAAAAAAGGAAGCCACAAATTCTCCATTAACACAAACAAACTGCCATGAGAATCAAATTGTCAACGTCGAAAATTTGACACAATAAGATTGGGACATAGTCATAGAATGGCATACCCTCCTTGTATGAAGTCTGTGGGCCTTCTCCCTTGGCCTAAATACATTATATGGATTCGTGTCGTTAACTGGTGGAGGAGGCTGAAATCATGACAGCAATCAACAGTAGTCAGTAGATAATCAACAGCAGCAAATGAAGTCacataaaagaatatcaaatcgTCATAATACTGTTTCTTTCAATAAGTTCAAATATTCATTTTGCTTTTTCTTCGAACAAGTTCAAAACTTCACTATGCTATAATAAAGATAACTGCACAATTTTTCATTGTATGGGCAAAACTAGTAATCATTGTTCGCCCGAGGCAGAATTTAAGAATTGTTGCTGAAAGTAACAGTCAAACAGGGCTGTGGAGGcagaaatatttcaaaaaatagaataaaGAAACAGACAAGAGGTTCACTGTACAATCTTCCACATAGATGTGGTTAACAAAAGCAAATAAATTGTGCCAAGTACTATATAGTAACAAGTGCAACATTAATTTAAAGTCGCCTATATGTGGTTCACAAATTCAGAAAGTTGAACTGACCTGCAAACGCCGAAGAACAGGCTTCTGCCACCGCTCCCGCTGATAGAAAAGAAACAGAGATTCCCAATAAAAAGAGAGGGATGCATGAGGATTCatctttaaaaccacatataaatggACACCATTAATGCTGATAAAAAGCAAACACCAAAGGCAGTAGTAGTCAAGCATTTGGAGCTTTCATATTGAATAGgatacatcaaaatcaatcagtGTGATCCAGAATTTCTGATTAAAGACTAGAACATACAAGTTGGAGGacaaattttcatgttttactCCGCATAAACATTTGCTGACATGCAACAGGATGCTTTTAACCCATTCTCAAATCCATTTCCATTTAATCTCTTTATCCTGGAAAACACAAACCTATCAAACCTATGGAACGCATACGATGGGATGCTCATAATACATCCTCAAACTATTTTCCAATTAAGAAAAACACAAACTTATTCAGAATACAGGACAAAAGAACAAGGTCACAAGGTGTAAATGAAAGACTCAGATTCTCTATGACTACAAATCCAGCAACAGTCTTCTGTCAAAACCAGCAATTCCACAACCTTCAACAAGTTCCTCATCAGAAGTCGCATGACATCTGCTAACAAACATCAAAGAAAATAGTTGCAGGCATCCCACCCATCATTCAAACTTTTGCCCCATAAAAGGGCACATTTAGGATTTAGCACCTATAGACTGAAGCAGCTAATATTAAGAAATGACCTCAGATCTTACAAGAAAAATAATCTGTCAGAGAGTAACAGGAAAACATGCTTAgtaattagaatatgaactttttgCATATATCAGACCTTGTGCATATAAAACAGATTTTTCTTTTGAT
Proteins encoded in this window:
- the LOC107774443 gene encoding uncharacterized protein LOC107774443 isoform X2 codes for the protein MSRLSFRPRPLDIHKKLPILKSIKDFEDDDGQTNTRNLILRLAAEATENEVPQTSSKKLAPEIPTPESVIVDTYERDYSPTFAQPTSYIHARGVRAEIGEFVEYDLDNEDEDWLQELNRERKVLAAEKLETILYKLEVLDHKARERAGVIATTLGSPVPVLLSFDAAVEALQSLSIKYGVFQSIYNYWKDKRERWQKPVLRRLQPPPPVNDTNPYNVFRPREKAHRLHTRRMQRRENNAQSFEKLRQVRRNLDQAKFILEALIKREEKKREVIESEISLQRLQMKHKNESDLFGDTLALPEFPSFPSKVVSSEDEFVDSDDPAISRPHGRHIAQNITFPDSKAVIASPGIMRREFKRRHVPVGWLHKLDPNEPPLLFTKPLDPDKLSAAGIIPPGSPTPNGLHARTFNFRGRMGRGGRIVFDRWNPLSHTPIECGDTLYVPPKARHSAHQ
- the LOC107774443 gene encoding uncharacterized protein LOC107774443 isoform X1 — translated: MSRLSFRPRPLDIHKKLPILKSIKDFEDDDGQTNTRNLILRLAAEATENEVPQTSSKKLAPEIPTPESVIVDTYERDYSPTFAQPTSYIHARGVRAEIGEFVEYDLDNEDEDWLQELNRERKVLAAEKLETILYKLEVLDHKARERAGVIATTLGSPVPVLLSFDAAVEALQSLSIKYGVFQSIYNYWKDKMNPHASLSFYWESLFLFYQRERWQKPVLRRLQPPPPVNDTNPYNVFRPREKAHRLHTRRMQRRENNAQSFEKLRQVRRNLDQAKFILEALIKREEKKREVIESEISLQRLQMKHKNESDLFGDTLALPEFPSFPSKVVSSEDEFVDSDDPAISRPHGRHIAQNITFPDSKAVIASPGIMRREFKRRHVPVGWLHKLDPNEPPLLFTKPLDPDKLSAAGIIPPGSPTPNGLHARTFNFRGRMGRGGRIVFDRWNPLSHTPIECGDTLYVPPKARHSAHQ